A genomic stretch from Ignavibacteriales bacterium includes:
- a CDS encoding SBBP repeat-containing protein, producing MKFLIYLYLMLIITPCYAQVSEEWSKRYNGPVNGSDIAYSIATDASGNVYVTGNNSDTITQRTNIVTIKYNPSGIVQWSDVYNGLSSGLDYGRDVAVDDSGNVYITGSEASPSNSDCVTIKYNSSGAIQWIRKRSNSEGKKLIIHQGSIYVMGNTLTSSNNDLLLIKYDASGTELWSKTYNGTASGPDLGTGIAVDNPGNVIISGNEYIGPNYGFVTVKYNPSGSQLWATVFNSPNTGSDESSDIAVDDLGNSYVCGYSDSSGFRSFITVMYNSNGIFQWYDKYLQGLDGNANRISGANGVIYATGYARSPSFDYDYITAKYNSSGRLWIKSYNGFSGNDVAYSLTIDPNLNVYVTGGSQGQSGAAEDYLTVKYDPNGDQLWEIRSTGAGNNIDVANDIVLDNNSNVFITGRSGDILNSDDYLTIKYSQTTSLIQINSENPSDYNLYQNYPNPFNPVTKIKFDIPKSVNTKLAVYDLLGKEVAVIVNENLKPGSYEVDFSAAELPSGTYFYRLITNGFTETKRMVVVK from the coding sequence ATGAAATTTTTAATATATTTATATTTGATGTTGATCATAACGCCCTGTTACGCTCAGGTTAGTGAGGAATGGTCAAAAAGATATAACGGACCTGTGAATGGAAGCGATATAGCATATTCAATAGCAACCGATGCATCTGGGAATGTATATGTGACCGGAAACAATAGCGACACTATTACACAAAGAACCAACATTGTAACTATAAAATATAACCCTTCAGGTATAGTTCAATGGAGCGATGTATACAACGGGCTGTCAAGCGGTTTAGACTATGGCAGAGATGTAGCGGTTGATGATTCAGGAAATGTTTATATTACCGGCTCTGAAGCAAGTCCCTCAAATAGTGACTGTGTTACCATTAAGTATAATTCAAGCGGTGCAATACAATGGATTAGAAAAAGATCGAACAGCGAAGGCAAAAAACTGATTATACATCAAGGCTCGATATACGTTATGGGTAACACTTTAACTTCATCCAATAACGATCTATTACTTATCAAGTATGATGCATCCGGTACTGAACTTTGGTCTAAAACATATAATGGCACAGCTAGTGGACCCGATTTGGGCACAGGAATAGCTGTGGATAACCCAGGAAATGTTATAATCTCAGGAAATGAATACATTGGCCCAAATTACGGATTTGTAACCGTAAAGTATAACCCCTCCGGAAGTCAACTGTGGGCAACTGTTTTTAATTCACCTAACACTGGTTCGGATGAGTCATCAGATATAGCGGTTGATGATCTGGGAAATTCTTACGTATGCGGATACAGCGATTCATCCGGATTCCGTTCGTTTATAACAGTAATGTATAATTCTAATGGCATTTTTCAATGGTATGACAAATATTTACAGGGTTTGGATGGTAATGCAAATCGTATTTCCGGAGCGAACGGTGTTATTTATGCTACCGGATATGCCCGCTCCCCGTCATTTGATTATGATTATATAACAGCAAAATATAATTCATCTGGGAGACTTTGGATAAAAAGCTATAACGGATTTAGTGGAAATGATGTTGCTTATTCACTTACTATTGATCCAAATCTAAATGTATATGTAACAGGTGGGAGTCAGGGACAGTCAGGAGCTGCTGAAGATTATTTGACAGTAAAGTATGATCCGAATGGCGATCAATTATGGGAAATAAGATCTACCGGTGCAGGCAACAATATTGACGTCGCAAATGATATTGTTCTTGATAATAATAGTAACGTCTTTATTACGGGTAGGAGTGGTGATATTCTAAACTCTGACGATTACCTCACGATTAAGTACTCCCAAACAACATCGTTAATACAAATTAATTCGGAGAATCCCTCAGACTATAACCTTTATCAAAACTATCCAAACCCGTTTAACCCGGTCACAAAAATTAAATTTGACATACCTAAATCTGTTAATACTAAGCTTGCCGTATATGACTTACTGGGAAAAGAAGTTGCTGTAATTGTGAACGAAAACCTAAAACCCGGCTCATATGAAGTTGATTTTAGCGCGGCTGAACTCCCGAGTGGGACGTACTTTTACAGGCTTATAACTAACGGCTTCACGGAAACAAAAAGAATGGTGGTAGTAAAATAA
- a CDS encoding SBBP repeat-containing protein has translation MKTIVMLSLMILIPLSNIFSQVSQQWVSTYNSSGVQNDESKAVTTDLQGNVYVTGLITLSGTNTDITTVKYNPTGAQQWAVTYSGPSLRGDVPVGIAVDDSGNVYVTGSSRDASNIADYITIKYNSAGVQQWAKIYTGPTLGNNFDEPTGIVIDHAGNIIVTGYSYNSGTYYDFLTIKYSPSGDSLWVTRSVGAVASPEDIPKAIFVDNSDNIYLTGKRIAGGASEDDIGTIKYDSAGNELWHAFYSSPGGYNDYAYSIAVTDSGNVYVTGYVEGPGSTRNYATVKYNPAGVEQWARTYNGPGNDWDEAYSVAVDHSGNAYITGYSYGAGTEGDATTIKYTPAGDTAWVKRYNGPSGSGWDEGITIRTDPFGNVYVAGNSYAPNGDILLIKYSPAGDSLWGFRYNGPNNLNDETKNMILDAQGNVYITGRTNTNTNGYNFITLKYGLPTTIIPANSNVPGAFSLSQNYPNPFNPMTKIKFDIPKAFNTKLVIYDILGKEVAILVNEDLKPGTYEVDFDAANLPSGTYFYRLDTDGISETKKMLLIK, from the coding sequence ATGAAAACAATTGTAATGCTTTCACTAATGATTTTAATACCTTTATCTAACATATTCTCACAGGTGTCACAGCAATGGGTATCCACTTACAACAGCTCTGGAGTTCAGAACGATGAATCCAAAGCGGTTACAACCGATCTTCAGGGAAATGTATATGTAACGGGGTTAATCACTCTCAGTGGCACAAATACCGACATTACAACCGTGAAATACAATCCCACAGGCGCTCAGCAATGGGCTGTAACTTACAGCGGACCTTCCCTGCGGGGAGATGTACCGGTAGGCATTGCAGTTGATGATTCCGGTAATGTGTACGTTACAGGCAGCAGCAGAGATGCCTCCAACATTGCCGACTACATTACAATAAAATATAATTCGGCTGGTGTACAGCAATGGGCAAAAATATATACCGGACCAACACTCGGGAACAATTTCGACGAACCTACCGGGATTGTCATCGATCACGCGGGAAATATTATTGTAACAGGATACAGTTACAATTCAGGCACTTATTATGATTTCCTTACGATCAAATATAGTCCATCTGGTGATTCGTTATGGGTCACGCGGTCGGTCGGAGCTGTAGCAAGTCCGGAAGATATTCCTAAAGCCATTTTTGTCGATAATTCGGACAATATATATTTAACCGGGAAAAGAATTGCCGGCGGTGCTTCGGAAGATGACATTGGTACTATTAAATACGATTCTGCGGGAAACGAACTCTGGCATGCTTTTTATTCGAGCCCTGGGGGCTACAATGACTACGCATATAGTATTGCAGTAACCGATTCCGGCAATGTTTATGTTACCGGCTATGTAGAAGGTCCCGGCTCTACAAGGAACTACGCGACCGTTAAATATAATCCGGCAGGCGTAGAACAATGGGCAAGAACATATAACGGTCCCGGCAACGATTGGGATGAAGCATACTCGGTCGCCGTGGATCATTCCGGCAATGCCTATATAACCGGTTACAGCTATGGAGCCGGTACCGAGGGCGACGCTACAACGATCAAATATACTCCTGCCGGCGATACCGCCTGGGTAAAAAGATATAACGGTCCCTCAGGCAGTGGTTGGGATGAAGGAATAACCATTAGAACTGATCCCTTTGGAAATGTATATGTAGCCGGAAACAGCTATGCTCCTAACGGTGACATATTACTTATAAAATACAGCCCGGCGGGAGACTCACTGTGGGGATTCAGATATAACGGACCTAATAACCTAAATGATGAAACAAAAAATATGATACTCGACGCGCAGGGAAACGTTTACATAACAGGAAGAACCAATACAAACACCAATGGATATAATTTCATTACACTAAAGTACGGTCTGCCAACAACAATAATCCCGGCAAACTCGAACGTTCCAGGAGCATTCTCACTTTCTCAAAATTATCCAAACCCGTTCAATCCTATGACTAAAATAAAATTCGACATACCAAAAGCATTCAACACAAAACTTGTTATATATGACATACTCGGTAAAGAGGTTGCTATACTTGTAAACGAAGATCTGAAACCCGGCACTTATGAGGTAGACTTCGATGCGGCAAA